From Vreelandella neptunia, the proteins below share one genomic window:
- the mutM gene encoding bifunctional DNA-formamidopyrimidine glycosylase/DNA-(apurinic or apyrimidinic site) lyase, whose amino-acid sequence MPELPEVETTRRGIAPYIEGQEVTEVLVRQPRLRVPVPDDLAERLVGARIGVLMRRAKYLQIPIQVGGALEGDASATLLWHLGMSGSLRIARVGDLPKKHDHVDVVTASGYVLRYHDPRRFGFVDWQATDAAQDKRLAHLGPEPLSDAFNGKWLYTLSRNKRVAVKPFLMDNQVVVGAGNIYAAEALFMAGIDPRRAAGRVSRARYDALALAVKEVLAAAITQGGTTLRDFVSGQGEPGYFAQRLNVYGRHGQPCLRCGAELRRITLGQRASVFCPGCQR is encoded by the coding sequence ATGCCCGAACTTCCTGAAGTTGAAACCACCCGGCGCGGGATTGCTCCCTATATTGAAGGTCAGGAAGTCACCGAAGTGCTGGTGCGTCAGCCGCGGCTGCGTGTGCCCGTGCCCGATGATCTGGCCGAGCGGCTGGTCGGTGCGCGCATTGGAGTGTTGATGCGGCGGGCAAAATACCTGCAGATTCCTATCCAGGTGGGTGGCGCGCTTGAAGGAGACGCTAGCGCGACGCTGCTATGGCATTTGGGGATGTCGGGCAGTCTGCGGATTGCCCGGGTGGGGGACTTGCCTAAAAAGCATGACCACGTGGACGTCGTGACTGCCAGCGGCTACGTGCTGCGCTATCATGATCCCCGTCGGTTTGGCTTTGTGGATTGGCAGGCCACAGACGCAGCGCAGGATAAGCGGCTTGCTCACTTGGGCCCGGAGCCCCTGTCTGATGCGTTTAACGGCAAATGGCTCTACACGCTTTCGCGTAACAAGCGCGTGGCGGTAAAGCCGTTTCTGATGGATAACCAAGTGGTGGTTGGTGCTGGCAATATCTATGCGGCTGAAGCGCTCTTTATGGCCGGTATTGATCCGCGCCGTGCGGCGGGAAGAGTTTCCCGTGCTCGCTATGACGCCTTGGCCCTGGCCGTGAAAGAAGTGCTGGCGGCGGCAATTACCCAGGGCGGCACCACGCTGCGGGATTTTGTCAGTGGCCAGGGTGAGCCCGGCTACTTTGCCCAGCGCCTTAATGTTTATGGTCGCCACGGTCAGCCTTGTTTGCGCTGTGGCGCTGAGCTTAGGCGCATTACGCTTGGCCAGCGTGCTAGTGTGTTCTGCCCCGGCTGTCAGCGCTAA